The DNA window CACTGTTGCTGCAAAACGGCATAAGACAGCGCTCTTAGCGACAACGAAGCGTGTGCGGGCGTGAGGATCGCCGTGCGTTGCGGCGCTTGAACGACGGCACGATCGATACGTTGCATTATATCGACCACGTTGTCGTTGGCTGCTTTACCCTGCAGCGAGAGCGGGAAACGTTGTCGCAATGCCGCGACAGAAAGATTTTCCGGGTTGTTGTACAGCAAGGCGCATAAGGTCTGTATCCCCTGGCTGTGCCGCACCAGGCTGGCCGCATCGTAAAGCCCTGAGTCGGCATCGATCTCCAGCCGAAGCGTTTGGTTATCGAGATCGGGACGCATGTTGAAGACCAGATCCTGCGCGCCTCCTGAGCGTAAATTACGGATTTCGCTGCGCTGCGCGGAAGAAAATGAGGCTGCCGCTTCAAAGGGAATGATATTGACCACGATGTTGAACAGCGGCGAGCGGCTGGTGACGCTCCGCAGACTTTTTATCTCTTCGTAACGGAATGCTTGATGTTTTTTGAGTTGCCTGAGTATGTGTTCAATGGTTTGCGCCAACTGTCGGCATGAGGCCGTGTCCTCAATATCGAGAGTCAAGGGAACAACGTTGGTCTTGCAAGTCAGCGCCTGCCTCGTCAGGGAGTCTGTTCGCGCCATCATTGGGACGCCGATCGTTTGCTGTTTCTCGCCGGTACACAAGTACAAATATGCCATCACTGCCACGAAAGTGCGCGCCAGCCAAGAAGGGTGCCCGGTTTGCAGCGCAAGGCGCTCGGCAGGATAGGGCAACGACGTCACATGGCGGATCGTCTGTCCCGAAGGAATATTGGCGCAGGCTAATGTCATCGGGTCTGGCAGTGAGGCGCTGGCCGTTTGCCAAAAATGTCGGTCCGCTTGATAGGCGGCTGACTGTTTGTACTCAGATTCAGCCCTGAGCAAGGCATCGATCGCAGGTACGTCTTGCGGTTGCTGCGTTTGGCCTCGGTAGGCCTGCGCCACTTGATGGATCAGCAAATAAGTGCCGTAACCATCAAGCAGCAGATGGTGGCTGCAGAAATACCACAGAAAGCGTTGCTCACCCAGTCTGATGATTTTTTGTCTGAATAACGGCGCAGCGTTCAACGAGAAGGGGCGCTTAGCATCCGCTTCCATTAATTCGATAGCGGTGGCCATATCGTTGGCGTGCTGTGAAAGATCTACCCATTCCACTGAGATGTTGGCGGTGACGGGATATTGATAAGGCGTGCCGTTATCTTCATCAAACAAAACGTGCAACGTCGGCGTTTGGCTGATGACGTGATGAATGGCACGTTTCATTCTTGCGATATCGAGAGTGTGATTTATTTCGACATATTCCGCGATATTATAGCTCGATTTGTCATCGCCGATTTTGGTGCCATAGTAAAATCCCGTCTGTGAATCCAATAGTTGATGCTTGCTCATCGGCTCATCCCTGATGTTTATTTTTCTTTATTTTTTTACCGTCATCAGTTTGCCCGTTCGGCGGGAACGCCATACAACCGTGCGACGTTCTGCGATTGGGTAAACTGTTTTAAGGTGTTCCAAACATAAATGCGCGCTGCCTGGCTTGCAGCAAAAGTCTAAAATACACAGCGTGCCGCCCTCATCCCATTCTGAGTTATGCAGAAGAAACTGCGGATCGTTAATAAATCGACCCAGCGTCTCATCTCTCAGGTAGGCCCAGGTTATATATCCTAACGGATTATCCAAATGATCGAATAATATTTTGAATTGATTTTGATTAATCGCTTCCTGAGTCCATAGCTGCAACGTTTTTATATGGTACAAACTGTAATTTTTATTCATCAACATACAGCTAACGGCGAAGCCCAGGCTCTCGTATTGACTGAACTTACTTTTACCCTGCTGGTTTTCTTTGATAAAACTCACGAAATATCCTCAGCGTTATTATTGTAATACGTTGATCGCCTGACGCTCGAAACGATCCAGATAGATTTGCAACTGTTCGCTGATCTCGCTGAATTCACCGCGCCAGCCGGCAATTTCTTGAAAAATCACTTCACGGCGCATGAACGCGCGGGAGCCCAACCTTCTGGTGACGGTCTGCTTCATCGCCTGTTGTAATCCGGCGGCGGTTTGATCCGCTGATGTTTCCTGAAGGTACTTCGCGTATAACCGCTGGAATGCCAGAGAAAATCTCTCTTCCGCTGTCGTACCCTGTTGTTCGGCGGAAACCCTGACGGGCGAGTCGATGAGCCGATGTAACAGGGCAATCGCCGGATGAGCATTCCCCTGGCCCAGACCTTGTCGACGGCTAAAGATGCCGGGAGCCAAATCGAACATTTTTTGCAAGCGTTCGCCTAAGGCGAACCAGTCGGCGGTGAGAGGCAGGCGTTGTAAAAATGCAGAGTCAAAACCCGCCATACCGAGATTATCCAGCAGGCAGGCTCGCGTGTAGGCCATATTAAAGGCCGCGCCGATGCCTTGGTGCGCTGCCGCGAGAAATGCCGGGCCAAATTGATGCTTGGCTAAATAAAAAGCGAGATCTTGCACGCCTCTCAGCAACAAAGGGGCGTCTTCGTTGAGTTTGTTGTGCTGAATGTAGCTGCGGCCGGGATCGCGACGTTCTGCGGGAAAAACACTGCGAACACCATGAAAGTCCAGCAGCCTGCCGGCCATATCGCAATTGGAGGGTGAGGTCATCATCACCAAATGGCGGGTACGGCAGTAAGCTATCTGCGTCGCAAGGCGCCGTGCAAGCTCGCAGAGCCCGTAGAAGGCTCGTTCTTCCTGCGGCAACGCCAACCAGCGCGCAGCGTCAAACTCAGAGGGACGAGGCAGAAAGGTTGGTGCGGCGACAATGAGCTTTTTGGTCCGCTCAATATCCGAAGGCTGCCTTTGCATCGCATCATGAGGATGATAGTAGGGCGCGCGGCAAAAATGTGCAGGGCGCACGACGGGTTCGCGCACCAGCAACGCCTTGCGGTTATGGACGCCTCCCGCCGATGCAGGAGAGAGGGTGGCGATGGGGTTGTCGGTCAGCAAGATCGCCTTATTGGGCACGGCACCGTAAGGCAGCAGTTTGGCCATGACGTTTCCCCATAATGCCTCCAATACTGCGCCGGTCATTGTCAACTCGCCATCGACATGCTTCGCCCCTTGACCGACTAACGCATTGGCTCCGATGCCTTTAACCTGCCATCGCCCATCAAAGCCACAGCGTGCGCCGCCGCCGTTGCGCGAAATAGCCCCGCCGCCATAACGTTCGGCGAAAAAGACTTTTTCATCGTTTAAGAGCGGCGTGCCGTCATCAAAAATAGCATGACGATTATTTTCTTCGATGAGATAGCTGGTCTCATTTTTCAGTTCGCTCTGCTCTGCAGGGTTTAATCCGTTGTGCCAGAGTAATTGAGAACCTGTCTTTTTTGCGACGAAAGGAATCAAGCTTTCGTGAAGCATGGCGAGGTTTTTCATTTTTTAAATCGTTATTTTTATGGGTGCAGGGCAAGTTAAATACCGGCCTTATTATACAAGGGGTAATAAGGCCGCGTTTTTTAATTTGAAGAATCCGGTGTTGAAAGTGACGACGACGGTGAAGGGCGACCACCGCCACTGCCATTCCATGTTGGGCCCATGGGAACCTGTGGAATAGCAACGTTAACCGGCATGTGCGGTGCGGCCTGAATAGCGATTTCCGTGCCCACGCCCACGGCTAATGATACGGGGGTGGGCAATTTCGCTATTGTGCTCAGGCTGCCGACAATAAGCGAAGTCGGATTATAAGAATCATTGCCGTCAGATCCGTTAATACATGACAACTCAACTTCCGTTAAGGCTCTCATTTAAGCTCCTTCTTGCGAGAGGTAATGGATAACACAAGCGAAAAAATAACCGCCATCGGCAAACCATACATTGCCGTGATTTTAAGGGCCGCCGTATCCAAAAGGATCGCCTGGCGCTGCAGGCAATAGTCTAAAAATACGGCAAGGGGGAATATCAAGAACAGCATGACGATATGGTACGTGCGCAAGCCTTTTTTCTTCGCGTTTTTATAAATCGCACTGATAATGAGGATGAAAATGACAATAAGAACTATTTCCGTTATAAGCTGCAATTTGATTAGCTCCATTAATCAAAATTTACATCAAGTTACATTGGGTAACCGGATAAGTCAACAGGGTATTTTATGATTCTTCTTTATTTATCATGGTATTGAATTAATTAATCATAAAATGATTACATTTGGTGACTATGTGCTGGAAATAAAAAAATAAAGATGTCACCGACGTTTCTGGCTGCGGCCGGCGAGGCGGCTAACTTCTAATCACTTGTTTTTGCTCAAACTGCCAACTGCACCTAAGCTAGGAGGTGATTCAGAGGGAGCGATTCCCCGAGACCTTATTCCGTGAACATGGAGGAGTTTCGATTTGATGCGTTTATCCACATTGGTGCTGGCGATCGGCATGGCGCTGGGCTCGCAGGCACAGGCAGCAGAAACCCAACCTCACGCCGACCATAGCGCGCTGCCCAGCGGCCAGGCGAAGGAGGCTACCGTGACCGGTGAAGCCAATCAGCACGACAAGCAAAAGACTCAAAATCCGTTCTTCTATCAAAGCCGTCTGCCGTTCCAGGCGCCGCCGTTCAACCTGATCAAGGAAAGCGACTACGCGCCGGCGATCGAAGCGGGCATCAAGCAAAAGCGGGAAGAGGTGGAGAAGATCGCCAACAACCCGGCCAAGCCCAACTTCAAAAATACCTTGGTGGCGCTGGAGCAGGCCGGTTCGCTGCTGACGCGGGTGATGAACGTGTTCGGCGCCATGACCTCGGCCAACACCAGCGATGCGCTGCAGAAGCTGGATGAAGAAACCTCGCCGACGCTGGCGGCATTGAACGACGACATCATGCTCAACGGCAAGCTGTTCGCGCGCATCAAGGCCATCTATCAGGATCGCGATGCGCTGAAGCTGGATCCGGAATCGCGCCGGCTGGTGGAAGTGACCTACAAGAACTTCGAGCTGGCGGGTGCCAACCTGTCGGACGCCGACAAGGCCAAGCTGAAGGCGCTGAACCAGGAAGCGGCGACGCTGAGCACCCAGTTCACCAACAAACTGCTGGCGGCGAGCAAAAACGGCGCGCTGGCGATAACCGACCCGGCGAAGCTGGACGGCCTGTCGGAAGGTGAGCTGGCTGCGGCGGCCCAGGCGGCCGCCGAACGCAAGCTGGAGAAACAGTGGCTGCTGGTGCTGCAAAACACCACGCAACAGCCGTTGCTGCAGAGCCTGAAAGATCGCGACACCCGCCAAGCGCTGTTCGACGCCTCCTGGACGCGTGCGGAGAAGGGCGACGGCAACGATACCCGCCAAACCATCTCCCGTCTGGCCAAGGTGCGCGCCGAGCAGGCCAAGCTGCTGGGCTACCCGAACTACGCCGCCTGGAAACTGCAAAACCAGATGGCCAAGACGCCGGATGCCGCGCTGAGCTTTATGCGCAATATCGTGCCGGCGGCCACCGCGCGCGCCGAGCGTGAAGCCAAAGACATTCAGGCGGTGATCGACCAGCAGAAAGGCGACTTCAAGGTGCAGGCCTGGGACTGGCAGTTCTACGCCGAACAGGTGCGCAAGGCCAAGTACGATCTGGACGAGTCGCAGATCAAGCCTTACTTCGAGCTGAACAACGTGCTGAACAACGGCGTGTTCTACGCCGCCAACCTGCTGTACGGCATCAGCTTCAAAGAGCGCAAGGACATCCCGGTCTACCAGGCGGACGTCAAGGTGTATGAAGTGTTCGACAAGGACGGCAAATCGCTGGCGCTGTTCTACACCGACTACTTCAAGCGCGACAACAAGGGCGGCGGCGCCTGGATGAGCAACTTCGTCGATCAGTCGAAGCTCAACGGCACCAAGCCGGTGATTTACAACGTCGCCAACTTCACCAAACCGGCGCCGGGCCAGCCGGCGCTGCTGTCGTATGACGACGTAATCACCCTGTTCCACGAGTTCGGCCATGCGCTGCACGGCATGTTCGCCGATCAGGAATACCCGAGCCTGTCGGGCACCAACACCGCGCGCGACTTCGTCGAGTTCCCGTCGCAGTTCAACGAGCACTGGGTCAGCGATCCGAAAGTGTTCAGCCACTTCGCCAAGCACTACCAGACCGGTGAGGCGATGCCGCAGGAACTGGTCGACAAGATCAAGAAGGCCGACAAGTTCAACAAGGGCTACAGCATGACCGAGCTGTTGTCCGCCGCGCTGCTGGACATGCACTGGCACATGCTGACCGCCGATCAGCCGCAGCAGGACGTGGACAAGTTCGAGGCTGAGTCGCTGCAAAAAGACAAGGTCGATCTCAGCTACGTGCCGCCGCGCTACCGTTCCAGCTATTTCCAGCACATCTGGGGTAACGGCTACGCCGCGGGCTACTACGCCTATCTGTGGACGGAAATGCTGGCGGACGACGCCTTCCAGTGGTTCACCGAACACGGTGGCCTGACCGCCGAAAACGGCCAGCGCTTCCGCGACATGATCCTGTCGCGCGGCAACAGTCAGGATCTGGAGAAGCTGTACATCGACTGGCGCGGCAAAGCGCCGAGCATCGAGCCGATGCTGATCAACCGCGGGCTGAAGGACGAGTAAGTTCGGCCATTCCCGGTAAGTAAACAAAAGGGCGCGTTATGCGCCCTTGGTCTTTTTCGGCTTGGCCGACATTCAGCGGTTCACCACCTTGGCCGGCAGGGCCACCACCAGCAGCGAGCTGAGCAGCAGGCAGCCGGCGAAGGCCCAGAGCGCGCCGCCGCTCTTGCCGGTCAGATCCAGCGCCAGCCCCATCAGCGAATTGCTCACCAGCCCGGCGATGTTGGCCAGCGAACAGGCCAGCGCGAAGCCGGTCGCCGCCGCCGTGCCACGCAGGAAGGTAGCCGGCAGGCTGAAGAACACCGGCACCGCGCCGATGATCGCCGCCTGGGCGATGGAGAACAGCAGCACCGTGGCCAGCGCATTGTGGGTGAAGAAGGTGCTGCCGGCCATCGCCAGCGCACCGACGATAAACGGCACGA is part of the Serratia marcescens genome and encodes:
- a CDS encoding toxin-activating lysine-acyltransferase produces the protein MSFIKENQQGKSKFSQYESLGFAVSCMLMNKNYSLYHIKTLQLWTQEAINQNQFKILFDHLDNPLGYITWAYLRDETLGRFINDPQFLLHNSEWDEGGTLCILDFCCKPGSAHLCLEHLKTVYPIAERRTVVWRSRRTGKLMTVKK
- a CDS encoding E492 group microcin; its protein translation is MRALTEVELSCINGSDGNDSYNPTSLIVGSLSTIAKLPTPVSLAVGVGTEIAIQAAPHMPVNVAIPQVPMGPTWNGSGGGRPSPSSSLSTPDSSN
- the dcp gene encoding peptidyl-dipeptidase Dcp; the encoded protein is MRLSTLVLAIGMALGSQAQAAETQPHADHSALPSGQAKEATVTGEANQHDKQKTQNPFFYQSRLPFQAPPFNLIKESDYAPAIEAGIKQKREEVEKIANNPAKPNFKNTLVALEQAGSLLTRVMNVFGAMTSANTSDALQKLDEETSPTLAALNDDIMLNGKLFARIKAIYQDRDALKLDPESRRLVEVTYKNFELAGANLSDADKAKLKALNQEAATLSTQFTNKLLAASKNGALAITDPAKLDGLSEGELAAAAQAAAERKLEKQWLLVLQNTTQQPLLQSLKDRDTRQALFDASWTRAEKGDGNDTRQTISRLAKVRAEQAKLLGYPNYAAWKLQNQMAKTPDAALSFMRNIVPAATARAEREAKDIQAVIDQQKGDFKVQAWDWQFYAEQVRKAKYDLDESQIKPYFELNNVLNNGVFYAANLLYGISFKERKDIPVYQADVKVYEVFDKDGKSLALFYTDYFKRDNKGGGAWMSNFVDQSKLNGTKPVIYNVANFTKPAPGQPALLSYDDVITLFHEFGHALHGMFADQEYPSLSGTNTARDFVEFPSQFNEHWVSDPKVFSHFAKHYQTGEAMPQELVDKIKKADKFNKGYSMTELLSAALLDMHWHMLTADQPQQDVDKFEAESLQKDKVDLSYVPPRYRSSYFQHIWGNGYAAGYYAYLWTEMLADDAFQWFTEHGGLTAENGQRFRDMILSRGNSQDLEKLYIDWRGKAPSIEPMLINRGLKDE